The Suricata suricatta isolate VVHF042 chromosome 15, meerkat_22Aug2017_6uvM2_HiC, whole genome shotgun sequence genome includes the window AAGAAAGCTATTCAACTAATTTTATGTGCATAGTCTTGCTACTAATATCACACACAGTAATAGATTAGCTAATCAatttaacaatgtattttaaaagaattacataCCAGAGTCAAGTAGTTTATTTTGGAATATGTGGGtgactcaataaaaaaaaaaactgattaatgtaatttaaaacatttttaaggaaagaaaagatacctGATCATCCTACTAGATGTAGGGAAGAAAACTTACAGTAAGAATATACACATATTCATGATATAAAGTCCTAGCAAACTAGGAACAGAAAGAAGTACTGCTAACCTGAAAATGTCTTCTATCAAAAATTTACAACAAATATAGTATTTACTAATGAAACTTTAAAATCACTTGCATTAAAGTCAGAGAAATGATGAAGATGCCGACTATCACCCACATTATTCAAGACTGTTGTGGAGATCTCAGCCAATGCACTAAGACAATAATaatgagaggaggaaaaaaaattggggggggggaaccccACGAAATTGTCATTTGAAGAAGATAAAGCTACACAGAAAACATCCCAGAGAACCTACTAACTATGGGAACTCTTAGGAAGATTATTTGCTGGATAGGAcaacatacaacacacagtgagCAATAAtcaattaggaaaataatttttaaaagttatttacaatgggggcgcctgggtggctcagtcggtagagtgtctgacttgggctcaggtcatgatctcacggcttctaagtttgagccctgcattcggctctgggctcagagcctggggcccacttcacattctgtgtctccctctctctgcacacctcccccccacccaaaaacacacacatgcatgtatgtgtgtgtgctcactcaaaaataaatacttaaaaaattgttttaagttatttacaATGGCAGCAGAAACGATTAGGAGCCTaagatatatatcttatataagaaagatatacataaaatacatatgtgcattataaaatgttaaagacctaaaaaaaaaaaaaaaaaaagacctaaagtTGGAAAGATCAATCATAGACATAGATGGGAAAAATCAAAATTCTAAAGACGTCAACTGtctctaatttaaaatttagtataattcctatcaaaattgcaatttcaaagatgaagacaaagggtcttaagttgtttttttaacaaatgaatcaATTGGTAAGATGTGGTTGAAAGCAAAGAATAAGGTGGACAGACTTGTCTTACTTATTATAAAActatgataggggcacctggatggctcagtcggttaagcgtccaactttggctcaggtcatgatttcatggttcatgggttcgagccccatgtcaggctctgtgctgacagctagctcagagcctggagcctgcttcagattctgtgtctccctctctgaccctcccctccccgcgccgtgtctttgtttctgtctctgtctctctcttttctctctgtctctcaaaaaaattttttttattaaaaagaaaaataaacataaaaaaaggtatGATAATTACGAGTTTGATATTAAGCAAAGACAAACAGACCAAAGGAACTGAACTGAGGTCCCTAAATTAGTCCTACATGTCTAGAACAGTCTAGTGTATGACAAAGGTATCATAAGGAGGAACTCTTCATTATCTTATGACAATAAAAAAATCCCTACTGGAGGAAAAAATCTCTACTTATTTACAACTAAATTCCAAATGGAACaaagagttaaatttttttttttaacttttgaatatCTTATGTTATGGCAATAAGAAATCcctactgggggaaaaaatctctaCTTATTTACAACTAAATTCCAAATGGAAcaaagagttaatttttttaaacttgtgaaTATTTCAAAACATGCAAATCttaaggaaattaataaatttgaGCATATTAAAATTCTGAAGCCTGAACtactaaagagataaaaaataaagtgaaaacaagCTGTAGACTGAAAAGATATGTGATGCCCATTTACTCAAGAAAGCATCagaattcagaatatataaacaatcctataaatttattttttgaagtgcCAAAAAAAAGCCCAACAGAAAAAATGTACAAAGGACATGAATAATTCAGAGATAAAATGTCCAATAAATCAATGCAAAGTAGCTGAAACGTATTAGTCACAAAGGAAATTCAACTTTAAACTTCAGTAAATTTAGAAACACAAACTCTCAGACACTGTAGGAATGAAATACATCAGCACAACCACCGACAACAGTCTAATTAAGCTGAAGATACGCAAACTCCATGACCCAGCTTTTCTATTTCCAGATATGTTTCTTTCTAAAGTAGCATTTTTCAATCTGGTGGCCTCAATTTTGGGGTTATGAAATCaacaatctttaaaataaaatagaataaaaaacatgAGTATATAACAGGTAAGGCTAGTATAGAACAAATGAGGCTAGGTATTATTGATCCTGTGTTAaactatgtatatatgtttgtagCACGtatgcacacacgcacaaacTGGAATGGTCTATAAAATATAATTGCTGCTGTGGAGTTTTAACGGGACCGCCCTAGAAAAACATTCCCACATGTACACAAGGACATTCACCGTTGTAACAGTTGATAATAGCAAAATATCTGGGAAACATCTGAatcttcatttggaaaatggataagttgtggtatattcatactaTGGAATAGTATGCACCTATTAAGCCAAATGAAGTGACTGTCAGCATGGgcaaatgtaaaaaatacaatgccaagtgaaaagaaaaggttGAAAAAGAATACCTATGGTTCACTGTGActcctgtaaaatgaaaaaagtcaaatTATGCATTATCTACACAGATATGTACCATACGATACCAGTAACGATACAGATAAAGCTCAGATTAGTTGTTACTGAtaggtgggaggagggaaatgAGGGCTTCAACTGTACTTGGAACATCTTCCGAAATCGGAGACCAACCTGTGGTAAGGACCTATCTCCATCAGCACGCATCTTTAACTTCATCAGTGCTACCTTTGCCGCCGTTTCACTATTTTTTGCACCTTTCCGTCGTTTACTTGCCGTCTCTCCGGTCTTAGAGTCTAAGAAATAAGCATAAGCATATAAGCACAcagaatttttacattaaaattttccaGAGTTCAGGCATTATTAGTATGGctttgaaatatacaaataacacATAAAAGGGCTATATAGAGACCACATTCTTTTTGTTGGTATCATAGgtgacttttaaaacaaaaccatcGAGGTTGATCTAAGCAATCTCTACATCAAAAAACTCACTGTTACATGCTTCCCTTTCCAATTAAAGTCTATTTAATCAAAACAATCACTAACACTTCTGCAGAAATCTTCTAAGATTTGGTTATAGAAGATTTTAATAACGGTACTATCCTTAATTCCAAATGAAAATTCTGAACTAACACGTTGGCAGAGATGCTGGTTTAAGCCACACATACACGCTTCCTAGCACCTCAGATTATCAGCAGCATTCACAGGACAGCTGATAAGACTTAATGGTTAATCTTCGGAGAAAGCAAACCACTGCACTGGCCTCGTGAACACCATTTCCAGCCATCATACTTAACCAGCTGATCTCAGGGGCCCAGTAAAAGAGAACATCTGGTAGGGTACTACCATAAAATTTACAATCTTCCATTGGTCAGCCTTATGAGAAATATGGTCACATAAATGCCATCAAAATCTATACCAAGTTACAACCACTGTGGCCATTAAAAACaccttctaggggcgcctgggtgactcagttggttaagcctccaacttgggctcaagtcatgatctcacgattcaggagttcaagccccgtgtcacgctctgtgctgacaagctcagggccaggagtctgtttcagattctgtgtctccctctgcttctcccctgcttgctctctctcttcctcaaaaataaacatttaaacaatataaaacaaaccaaaaaaaacaaaaaaacaaaaaaccacctgCCATAACAGCAAGCCAACAGAAGCAGCAGGAGTCTACCAGATATACAACAGTAAGGAAACAGCCAACAAGCTTTCTAGATACTTGCCGAGGATGTCTTTAACAAGCTTCTGAGTGGCAGCCATACGAGGCTTAGGAGTTTCCAGTTTTTCACATTCATGATCCGACTGATGACGGTGCCTATGCGGAACAGAAGTGACACGAGTTCACGTATTTGCACATGACTTCAACAGATACAGACTCCGAACGGTCTGAGCGATCACCTCAGGCAAAAATTCTTCTCACAATAAGGACATTTAACTGGCACTAGCTCTCTTTCAGCACAGTCCTTGAATGAACACGGGTAAGAGGTAGGCTCATCTGACGTCAGTCTCTCCTTGACTACGGTCAcctgaaaatggaaaaggaggaaatggcatcatagatttcacatataaaacaAATCAATATCTACTTTGGAAGGCAACGTACATAACATTTTTGCTTAAACTTGTTAGagcaatttacattctcacctgATTATAATAAACGTTTGTGTGACACATGATTATTGTGCTGACTGTTCTACATTTTCATAACTTTCTTACTGTggtatatttatcttttaagtcaAGTTAAAATGACTATTCAGTTACTCTTCATAATTTTAGAGTTCTACTTCGTACCTGTCCTAAACAAAGATGCCCCCATAATAATATGCTTAGGTGACCATCTCATCAACCCTCAAAGAGCAAGTCACAACTACTTTCTATGCTGactttacttaaatatatatatgaaagaacacttaaaattatgtttatgatcCAGAAGGTTACAGACAGTTTCCATAATGATACATTCTCTATGCTGCTTTATTACTGTATTACCAGCAACTATTACACCAGAAGAAATCTtacaagatttaaaagaaaatccaggtCAGGCTAGTTCGAGTTTTAAATAACCATGTCTCTAGAGCTGAATGAACTTTttgcaggctccgtgctgtcagcccagagcctcatgtagggctggatctcaccaacTCCCCGATCATGAggggagccgaaatcaagagtcagacgttcaaccacctgagccccccaggtgccccaagataatttcttaaaatctccAACCAAAGGGCATTCCTCTATATAAATGGTACTTATGCCCTGTGGGgattaacttgtttttttaatgtttattttgagaggaagagagagcacagaagcacgagtgagggggagggatgggaggagagagaaagcgagcgcGAGCAAAAAAGAGGGAGCACGCAGCAAGCAAGCACGCACATGCTGGCAGGGGGCAGGcatcaggagaggaagagagaaaatcccaagcagcctcctccaTGCCGTCAGGAGGAgagcatgagattatgacccaagccgaaatccagtcagacactttaactgactgagcacccagagGCCCCTTGGAGTTAACTTCTTAACTAGTTTTTCCAAATTTGTTCTAATGGTCTACTGgtaaaatgattttcatttgaTTATTGAATTAATGAGATCTAATTGATGTTCCATGAGAGACATTCATAGAAATCAAATATTGTGAGAAGGAAAGTACAAAGATCTATAAAAGCTGTGTGAGAAACACTAATGTTTATTATGTGACTATTTCTCTCCAATTAATCCTGCATAATACCAGtaggttaatttttattttcatcccaTAAATCACCTAAACCTCAAAGGACCAGATTTGGACCAAAGCTCATTTAACCTATATTTTCTATAACTGAGATAACAGATGTAATAATTCTTAGTAAAATACTTGGTAAATGCTGGTCAGGAATAAACAgtaattgaaaaatgtgggtcAAATGCTTCTTTCTAAATGGAATGAGCTCAGTTTaactttctgcctttctctgaccaAAGGAGGTGAAGCCACTTATCACACAGTGGGGAAAATCACGTCTGGCCTGGTGGGCTCAGCCTTCTCGTCAAGGCCTGCCCTGGGCAAGCACCGCGTTACTGGTGGGGAAATCTGCCTAACTCTGGATCTCGGCTGCACCCTACCAGGCTCTATTCTAAGCTTCACCATTCAGTTTATCCTTTATGAGTAATAAAGAGGATATTTTGGCTTCTACTTAATAGCTTGTATCAATCGCTCAATTTGGTAAAAATTGGTGTAGGGATTTTTACTGGACCGCAGGTTTGTTCCTGGTGATCTCAGCTGATCAAGTCAGAGCAACTGGCAACCACAGACTCCTAACACCAGGACCCAAGGAAAATGAACTGAACAGTGAAGGAGACTGGAAGAAGCAGATGACGAGGATAGTAATTCCActgtgtatttataaatatagagCCCACAGCTTGAAGTGGGCTAAGTAAACATAGCTGAAATGTACGAGAATTCTAACAATTTGTAATTACTAAGGagaccaattttttttcttaaactgagaaaaacaacataaaatgaaCTAAGAACCTCTTTATATAATCAGTTTAGTATGCCAAATTTTAATCTGTGGTACACTGACTGGTTTTAAACTGAATCAAATTCTGAATGAaagtacataaaaagaaacaCGTTTTATTAGAACTATTAACATACCTCAGGACAGCTATGTGATTCCCTGCTTCTGTGCTCAAGgcttaaggaattaaaaaaaaaaaaaagcttatttaaacGCAATCAAATAATTAAAGATAACTGTAGTTATAGGAGATTTTTAATGGTTGGTATCCTTAAGAATAGTTACAGGACATTAAAACTCTGCATATAAGAATAAACCGACAAATTACAAGAGCATCTATATAGTCTCAAAAGTTTCAAAGCGCAACTGTtcaatgtaaacaaataaaatttaccacTCTAAAATACTTTTGAGTGCCTCAAGATGTGTgcaaataaaaggaattaaaatattctttgtatttctcaaagaccaacaaaaatacaatacaaaagaAGCGCTCTAGTTCATAAGgacttaaaaatatgcattacttttatttaatcctaaaaaaaatctttgagtgATCACCTGAAAATAATTCTTTCACTGTTCAATTTAAGCAACTAAATGTCTAAAACATGAAAgtttaattacaaagaaaacacattttctaaaatctttgaTAGTTCCCAGGTTTTACTTTGCATGTGGGATGTGTACAAACGACATGTAATATCCAGTTTGAGAAATGTATAGGTTGGGCTCTTCATTTGATTACAATAAAGAGTAATAAtacctggatttttttctctacctTATTCTTTATATTGTGGATATTTTCTCTCCTTGCTATTAAAACACAAATGTAACTTTTACATTTTACACCTAAGTCTATTTCTGAAAGTTTAAAGTTTAGTCACATATATCCACAAGTAATCAGAGcccatgtttgatttttttctaagtaattctattatgaatataaaatatcaatggCTAAAGTAAAAACTATTTGAAATCATTCTGTTTTGAGGAATAAATGTCATATTACAAACACTAAAATTACTCCCAAATGTTGCATAAAAATTTAACTTACCAAAATACTCCTGAACAACCATCACaaacaaatgggagaaaatctAAAATTGAGGGAAAATGTTATATGCACTGGTCAGTATCCaattttgatttggttttcttaaaaagatttttttttatgtttatttttgagagacagagagacagtgtgagcaggggaggggcagacacaaaaggacacaaagaatcagaagcaggctccaggctctgagctgtcagcacagagcccaatgcggggcccaaacccacgaaccgccagatcatgacttgagcgaagtcagccgcttaaccgactgagccacccaggcacccctaaaaagatTTCTTACAAGTTCTGAACTACATCTACTGTAGAACTTTCCTTTTTGACCAATATACTAGTGTAACAAGTAGAGTTTAAACAAAAGCTATCACAACCTCAAGCAAGGAAAGTAGCTGGATTATCAGAAGATAAAGGTTACTTATAGTGTGAAGTCAGAAAAAAGTTCTGGGTTGTTTTGGTTGACCAGATTTACGATGTGTCGTTTCCAAGTACTGTATGCTGCAGAAATCCTGCATTTATTTGAAGTGAAAAATCCTGGGTTTCAATTCTGATTCCACAGTTTATTAATCTCGCAGTGCTACAAACTATTTAACAGAGTTTTGTGGGAGATGGGAAAACAATGGCACAGTGGGAGGATTCTGAGCTCACCTCCTCCCAGCGAGGAACCAAGATCTAACAGCTGCCTCTGAAGACCACCCGAGTAGACCTTCCACACATGCTCCTACAGAGGGAGGCCATACTAgaagggtggaggggtggagacaCAGTTGGGAACCATAAATGGGAAGGACACCCCAAGCAAGAAAAGCTAGAGGATCAAAGCCCACACCATGCATCCCAGCCATTGCGGACAGGAGGCCCCATAACATCCAGCTTTGAAAACCAGGGAGGCTAAACTTGGCATGCTTTTCAAATCAGCGAGGCTTAACTCCAGGTACTACAAAAATCTCCAAGAGCTGAAGGCAATAGTAAGTGGACTCCTGACCCTTAAAGAGCCAACATGGTCAAGAACTGCTGGAGACCAGCACAGGAGCAGCAGTCTGAAAACCTCCTGGGGTTTCCATGAAGGCAATTCACTTACTAATCTCAGAATGTGCACTAGAGAGACACGGATCTTCAGGAGGCCTCTCCAAGAATAAAAGTGGTGAAGAACACCATTTATTTCCTCTCCCAAGCCAGAGAGCTGGACACTTGGAGAAATGAGTGCTAACTACCGACCACCTTGCCAGCACCATGGGTCTGCCCATGTATTCACCTGCGTTTCCACCGCATCCAACCTGCTCACCTCAGCAGCCTCCCTCCAAAGTGGCTCCTCTCCTGTCACACTACAGGCAGTCCCAGAAGGGACCAGTGCCACTCCAGAGCAactcctgccctggggagagatagagaaaaccCCATACGCCAGCCTGCCCAAAGTTCCAGCAACTTCTAGCAGGCcacatgggggggagggggaaacccTGCCATTCAGTGGGACCACAGAGGCTGACTGCAGACACCTAATCTGATTGCTGGCCCACTCACCTACGAGCCCACCAAGGTCTCTCAACAGTACAGGAACCAGAGTCTGCCCAGTAGCAGGCAAAGCAGGTCACCACAGCCAACAGGGATGAAGGCAAATGAGGCTCAGGCACAACAGTGAGCAAGCACACAGCTGCTAGAGAAGACATCCCTGGAGCAGCCAGTTCTAGCGAGCAGGGGGCATTGTGCTACAAGGCACCACAGGACCTCTTCTAGAGAAGTACACTAACTTAGACCACCAAGACACATAGCAGGTTTCCCAAATACAAACAAACAGAGTTACCCAATATGAGGAGATAGGAATaggtcccaaatgaaagaacaggacaaagtcacagaaaagagctaagaaacagagataagcaatatgcctgataaagcAATTATTAATggatttgagaaaagaatggatgaagtcagtgagaacttcaacagagataaaaaatgtaaaacagagcCAGTTAGAGATGGAAAATTCAGTAACTAAAATAAACACACTAGAGAGAACAAGAGATTAGGAAAGGCAGAGGAACAAATCAACAATCTGGAAGACAGGATAATAAAAAACCACCAAGctggaaagcaaaaagaaaagataaaaaatgagaataggatAAGTAAACTCAGCAACAGTATCAAGCATACTAATATTCACATTATAAGGCacccagaagaaagagaagggggcagataaattactttaaataatgcCTAAACCTTCCCAAATCTTAGGAAGGAAACAGACTTCCGTATGTAAGAAGCAAAGAGAACTTACAACAAGAGGAACCCAGGGAGGTCTATACCACTTATAATTAACATGGCAAAAAGTAATGGTAATGagacaattttaaaagcagcaagaaaacaggcataaatataaggaaaactcTATAAGGCTACCAGCGGACTATTCAGCAAAAACTTTTTAGGCCAGAAGTtagtagcatgatatattcaaagtactaaaaGGAGAAACCCTGTAACCAAAAATACTCTAGCCAGCAAGGGTATCACTTggaataggaggagagataaagattccCAGATAAAAGTTAAAGGAGTCAGTCCCTACTAAACCGGCCCTACACAAGAGAGAATTCCCACTCAGGGGGAATTCTCTGACTGGAAAGAAAAGGCTTTAAGTAGAAGAAActtatgaaaggaaaatattccACAGGTAATAGCAAACATATAATAAAGGTAGTAGATAAATCACTTATAAAACCAGCATGGAGGGTAAAAGGCAGTAAAATGCaggaaatgtagaaaaatgaatcCTAAcgttatataaaacataatatatacatgaaaCATAGATTGAGGGtgtaaaaatttagtgttttttagAATATGTTCAAGTTTAAGCAACCATCACCTTAATATAAATTGCTGTATGCATAAGAGGTTATATATGAACCTCACAGTAACCACAAATCAAGAACCTATGAGatacacaaataataaagagaaaggaatctaagcataacactaaagaaagtccTCAAACCacaagagagcaagaaaggaacATGAGCACTACAAAAAccaccataaaacaagtaataaaaggGCAATAACTACATGCTTATCAATTACTTTAAGTGTAAacggactaaatgctccaatcaaaagacacaggggaactgaatggattaaaaaacaagacccatctatatgctactTACAAgggactcacttcagacctaaagaggCACAGACAAAGTGAAGGGCTGGAGAAACATCCCATGCAAATGGAAGCCCCAAAAAAGGCCAAAGTAAAAGTATTTACATCACATAAActagacttcaaaacaaaaacaaacactgtgACAAGACACAGAGAAGGGTACTACATAATGACAAAAAGTAACACTCCAACAAGAAGatttaacaattttaagtatCTATGTACCCAATAAagaagcactcaaatacataaagccATTACTaaacagacataaagggagaaattgacagcaaTATAATAATAGTGGGGCACTTTAACAGCCCATTTGCTTCAATGGATAGATAATCCAAATAAATAATCACTATGGAAACAGTGATTCTGAATGaaacattagaccagatggacccAACAGACa containing:
- the ZFAND1 gene encoding AN1-type zinc finger protein 1 codes for the protein MAELDVGQHCQVEHCRQRDFLPFVCDGCSGVFCLEHRSRESHSCPEVTVVKERLTSDEPTSYPCSFKDCAERELVPVKCPYCEKNFCLRHRHQSDHECEKLETPKPRMAATQKLVKDILDSKTGETASKRRKGAKNSETAAKVALMKLKMRADGDRSLPQKERVYFQVFLPKGSKEKSKPMFFCHRWSIGKVIDFAASLSSLKNDNNKLTAKKLRLCHITSGEALPLDHTLETWIAKEDCPLYNGGNIILEYLNDEEQFLKNVESYLE